Proteins encoded by one window of Dioscorea cayenensis subsp. rotundata cultivar TDr96_F1 chromosome 6, TDr96_F1_v2_PseudoChromosome.rev07_lg8_w22 25.fasta, whole genome shotgun sequence:
- the LOC120263775 gene encoding uncharacterized protein PHLOEM PROTEIN 2-LIKE A4-like, translating to MSQQQEELTLEKLGSHVQPLEYTWDSFGESTISFPAKGLKIAWGDDQTYWKEVQIPKDDRKWLKYEDGMELLQVCLFEAKGILDLAKTQGLSPNKTYELYYVIKFKDEAFGWQDLPVSFKIAPPGGQNKKIKISDNFGAYEKNKWHKVFGCEFTVESNLHGKYKFGMYGIEALNWKGGIILHGVLIQSKD from the exons ATGAGCCAACAACAAGAAGAGCTTACTTTGGAGAAGCTTGGTTCTCATGTTCAGCCTCTTGAATAT ACATGGGACTCCTTTGGTGAAAGTACAATTTCCTTCCCTGCAAAAGGGTTGAAGATTGCTTGGGGAGATGATCAGACTTACTGGAAAGAGGTTCAAATTCCCAAAGATGATAGAAAATG gTTAAAGTATGAAGATGGAATGGAGCTGCTTCAAGTATGTTTGTTTGAAGCAAAAGGGATACTAGACTTGGCAAAAACACAAGGCCTGTCACCAAACAAGACTTATGAATTGTACTATGTCATAAAGTTCAAAGATGAAGCATTTGGGTGGCAGGATTTGCCTGTTTCATTCAAAATAGCACCTCCAGGTGgtcaaaacaaaaagatcaagATTAGTGATAACTTTGGAGCTTATGAGAAGAATAAATGGCATAAAGTTTTTGGCTGTGAGTTTACTGTTGAATCAAACTTGCATGGAAAGTATAAGTTTGGTATGTATGGAATAGAGGCTCTTAATTGGAAGGGTGGCATAATTCTTCATGGTGTCCTCATTCAATCCAAGGATTAA